Proteins from one Camelina sativa cultivar DH55 chromosome 8, Cs, whole genome shotgun sequence genomic window:
- the LOC104709263 gene encoding BTB/POZ and MATH domain-containing protein 5-like: MSGSLIPGPNPDRVLSPTTSKSVTQTVNGSHQFVIQGYSLAKGMGVGKHIASDNFSVGGYQWGIFFYPDGKNPEDNSSYVSVFIALASEGTEVRALFELALVDQSGKGKHKVHSHFERSLDGGPYTLKYRGSMWYGFLFSPALLHFMYKDSLPEDVEPATTYTFERLKLTEIYETLIVKLLAAADKYDLNRLRLLCEAHICKGVSVKSVAKILALADRYNAKELKGVCLTFTAENLAAVLETDAYKQMKDECVTLQSELLKAVAGQEEGSNSTGGAKSQSVWAQLSDGGGDTSSRHVRQRTT, translated from the exons ATGTCTGGATCATTGATTCCGGGACCGAATCCGGATCGGGTTTTATCTCCGACGACCTCGAAATCGGTGACGCAGACGGTGAACGGGTCGCATCAATTCGTGATACAAGGTTACAGCTTAGCGAAAGGGATGGGTGTAGGGAAGCACATAGCGAGTGATAATTTCTCCGTGGGAGGGTACCAGTGGGGGATCTTCTTCTACCCGGATGGTAAGAATCCGGAGGATAACTCGTCGTACGTCTCTGTTTTTATCGCGTTGGCGAGTGAAGGTACGGAAGTTAGGGCGCTTTTTGAGCTTGCTCTTGTTGACCAAAGCGGAAAAGGGAAGCATAAGGTTCATAGCCATTTCGAAAGGTCACTTGATGGTGGGCCTTATACTCTCAAATACAGAGGAAGCATGTGGTacggttttcttttttcacct GCTTTGCTACATTTCATGTATAAAGATTCTCTTCCAGAAGATGTTGAGCCTGCGACAACCTATACATTTGAGCGCTTAAAGCTGACAGAAATATACGAGACATTGATCGTAAAGCTTTTAGCAGCAGCGGACAAGTACGACCTGAATAGGCTCAGGTTGTTGTGTGAAGCTCACATCTGCAAGGGCGTATCAGTCAAATCTGTCGCCAAGATCTTAGCGTTGGCCGACAGATATAATGCTAAGGAACTAAAAGGCGTGTGCCTAACATTTACTGCGGAGAACTTAGCAG CTGTCCTGGAGACAGACGCTTACAAACAGATGAAGGATGAATGTGTGACCCTCCAGTCCGAGCTTCTGAAGGCGGTGGCTGGTCAGGAGGAAGGCAGTAACAGCACTGGAGGAGCAAAGTCTCAGAGCGTGTGGGCTCAACTTTCTGACGGTGGTGGCGATACCAGCAGCCGACATGTTAGACAGAGAACCACTTAG